From the genome of Streptomyces sp. FXJ1.172:
CCGCGGCGAAGAAGACCACCGCCAAGAAGACGACGGGCGGCCGCCGACCACGTAGCGCCTAGTCCAGGACACCCAGCTCGGTATCCGGCCGGCAGAACTGGCACGGTTTCACGCCGGCCGCGAGGGCGCGCCGGACTGTGTCCGAGTCCGTGGGCTTCGATCGCTTGCCTGCCATCGTGCACTCGCCTGTGTGCACCGCGGTCGGCAAGGCGTCCCGGTTGAGTCCGTACTCGATCATCCAGTCCGGGGGTTCCGGCCGGGCCTGCTCGCCCTGTAGGCGCTCGGTCTTGCGGCGTTCCTCGTCGATCCAGCGGCGGGTGCGGGCCAGGTCTTGTTCCTGGACGCGTTCGAGAAAGCGCAGGAGATCGAGACGCGAGGAAGCAGGATCGTTCACATGTTCGATTTTAGGCTAGGTGACCTGAGCAGCGCGACGGGCAGGAGGAACGAGGTGGACCACACCGACCACATCACCGTCGACGAGCTGCTCGCCCGCCACACCGTGAACCCGTCCCGCCTGGAGCCGGCGTCGTCCGAGGCGTCCGGCCGGGACGTCCGCGCACGGCTGCGCGAGCCGGTCGTGCGCCCGTGCACGGTGTGTGGCGAGGACTACCGCACCTCGACGGTGGTCACCTTTCACGGGGGCGGTCCGCGCTGGGTGGACCTGTGGCGAGAGCACACGCTCGCCACCATGGGGCCGTGGCGCGGGCCGGCGACAGTGCAGGGGGTCCTCGCCGACCTGCGGGAAGTGGCCGCAGAGCTGGCGGCCGAGAGCGGCAGGCCGACACGGGTGCGGACCTGGACGGATGAGGAAGGCTGGCGGGATGAGCGGCACGCCTGAGGCTGGCCGCTACCAAAACACCGGGCCTCCCGTACATGTAGGCACTACTGGCCAGGGTGCGCCAGGCCGGCAACCCACGACAACGTGCGAGCGAGGCCCGGCCCAAACCGGCACCTACATACCGTCTAGTTGTTGCTGGCCATGACGTTGGTGACACCCACGTGGAGGCGTGAGACCGGAGGACGGTTCCCGGCGCGGTGTGAGGCCGGTGGTAGTTGTAGTGGACGTTCCAGACCGCAATCGCCCGCGCCCGTTCTGCTTCAGAGGACCACTGCCTGGCATACAGGAGTTCTTCAGCGAGGATGCGCTGGTAGCGCTCGACCTTGCCGTTGTGGCGGGGCGTGTACGGCTTGGTCCGCTGATGGCGGGAGGCCCACGGGATGAGGGTGCGCTCGAAGACCGCGGCGCGGTAGTTCGCGCCGTTGTCGGTGACCACACGCACGACCCGGTGGATGCCGTGGGCGGCGAAGAACGCGCGGGCCCGGCTGAGAAATGCCACGGTGGTGGCGGCCTTTTCGTCGGCAAGGGGCTCGGTATAGGCCAGGCGGGAGAATCCGTCGACGGCAGAGTGCAGGTAGACGTACCCGCCCTTGGCCCCACCGGTCTTTGCGCGCTGTGCGGCCCTGGCCTGTTCGGAGCCGCGTCCGTGGGCCCGCCACCCGCCGCCGTCGGGGATACGCCCGACCTTCTTGACGTCCAGGTGGACCATGTGGCCCGGGTAGCGGGCCACGATCCGTTTCGGACGCCTGTTGGTCGAGCCGTCGGGGTCGAGGAAGCGGCGCTGGTTGATGCCCAGCCGCGCCAGCCACCGGCCTACGGTGCGTTCGCTGATCCGCACGCCTTGGCTCGCGAGTTCAAGGGTGATCCGGCGGGCGGACCACTTGTTGTCCCGCCGCAGCTGCTCGATCCGTTCGACGACATCGGGCGGGATCTGGGTCGGTGAAGACCGCGGGACGCTCGGACGGTCCTGCAGCCCGACT
Proteins encoded in this window:
- a CDS encoding DUF6233 domain-containing protein, with protein sequence MNDPASSRLDLLRFLERVQEQDLARTRRWIDEERRKTERLQGEQARPEPPDWMIEYGLNRDALPTAVHTGECTMAGKRSKPTDSDTVRRALAAGVKPCQFCRPDTELGVLD